One window of Trifolium pratense cultivar HEN17-A07 linkage group LG5, ARS_RC_1.1, whole genome shotgun sequence genomic DNA carries:
- the LOC123883923 gene encoding AT-rich interactive domain-containing protein 4-like — MLQFHSQGASKQNCTVLAVTSATSSVEQKLKQPQNHHIYPFPELVSSGRLEVQTLCDPEKEQFRKVLESYQPSFVYLQGEQLVNEEVGPLVWQGVELSIPEDLSELFGTTLPTVVYLEIPNGESFAEALRLKGIPYVVFWKNAFSQYAACHFRQAFFSVVQSSCTHTWDAFHLAHASFELYCVQNSQVLPNDSSDADSDMGPHLLGDCLKINVDPPEMGEEDEEDEESSSGNLPSIQIHDDEVNLRFLICGAPSTVDESLLRSLEDGLRALLTIEIRGCKLHGKYSAPPPPLQAATFSRGVVTMRCDISTCSSAHISLLVSGSPQACFNDQLLENHIKNEIIEKSQIVRAQLNSEAMTQTISEPRRSASIACGATIFEVSMKLPQWALQILRQLAPDVSYRSLVALGIASIQGLPVASFEKDDAERLLFFYQSSEKDGCENGNLVFSKPPIWLKPPPPTRKRCESSQGDSPDIHDGVFAGQGAVKNVDEEDKDRKMVNGVSTPLTPARQRLKVSAMRPIPHVRRHRMAPFRGPSDINGFGGAHVEANVPLVPLKRSSIGSSSATQRKSFSSSSHSKQVISLNPLPLKKHGCSRGPVQTCSEEEFLKDVMEFLILRGHSRLIPQGGLSEFPDAILNGKRLDLYNLYKEVVTRGGFHVGNGINWKGQIFSKMGNYTSTNRMTGVGNTLKRHYETYLLEYELAHDDVDGECCLLCHSSAAGDWVNCGICGEWAHFGCDRRQGLGAFKDYAKTDGLEYICPHCSVTNFKKKQSVANGYSQGSMSSRPL, encoded by the exons ATGTTGCAGTTTCATTCTCAAGGTGCTTCTAAGCAGAATTGTACTGTTCTTGCTGTTACTTCTGCTACAAGTTCTGTTGAGCAGAAGCTGAAGCAGCCACAGAATCATCACATATACCCTTTTCCTGAGTTGGTTTCTTCGGGGCGGCTTGAG GTTCAAACTCTCTGTGATCCGGAAAAGGAACAGTTTCGTAAAGTTCTTGAATCCTATCAGCCGAGTTTTGTTTACTTACAAGGAGAGCAGTTAGTGAATGAGGAAGTTGGTCCACTGGTTTGGCAAGGTGTGGAATTATCCATACCTGAAGATTTATCAGAGCTCTTCGGTACTACATTGCCGACAGTT GTTTATCTAGAAATCCCAAATGGAGAAAGTTTTGCAGAGGCTCTTCGTCTTAAG GGAATCCCGTATGTTGTATTTTGGAAGAATGCCTTTTCTCAATATGCTGCTTGCCATTTTCGTCAAGCATTTTTTTCAGTGGTGCAGAG TTCCTGTACACATACATGGGATGCTTTCCACCTTGCACATGCCTCTTTCGAACTTTACTGTGTTCAAAACAGTCAAGTACTTCCTAATGATAGCAGTGATGCTGATAGCGATATGGGGCCACACCTTCTTGGGGACTGcctcaaaattaatgttgaccCTCCAGAAAtgggtgaagaagatgaagaagatgaagaaagtTCCTCAGGCAATCTTCCTTCTATACAGATTCATGATGATGAAGTGAATTTGAGATTTCTCATCTGTGGTGCACCTTCCACTGTT gatGAGTCATTGCTGAGATCTTTGGAGGATGGACTCAGAGCTCTCTTAACTATTGAA ATACGTGGTTGCAAGCTCCATGGCAAGTATAG TGCCCCTCCACCACCTCTCCAGGCAGCCACTTTTTCACGCGGAGTTGTGACCATGCGATGCGATATATCAACCTGCAGTTCTGCGCATATCTCACTGCTAGTATCTGGCAGTCCACAAGCCTGTTTTAATGATCAG CTCTTGgagaatcatataaaaaatgaGATAATTGAGAAGAGTCAAATAGTTCGTGCACAACTCAACAGTGAAGCAATGACACAGACTATCTCTGAGCCTCGCAGATCTGCCTCAATAGCTTGTGGAGCAACTATATTTGAAGTTAGCATGAAGCTTCCTCAGTGGGCTTTGCAG ATTTTGCGACAGCTAGCACCTGATGTTTCTTATCGAAGTTTAGTCGCACTTGGCATTGCTAGTATTCAAGGGTTGCCTGTAGCTTCTTTTGAGAAAGATGATGCTGAGCGCTTACTTTTCTTCTATCAAAGCTCCGAGAAAGATGGATGTGAAAATGGCAATTTAGTTTTCAGCAAGCCCCCCATTTGGTTGAAGCCTCCCCCTCCTACAAGAAAGAGGTGTGAATCAAGCCAAGGGGATAGCCCTGACATACACGATGGTGTCTTTGCAGGGCAGGGTGCTGTTAAAAATGTAGATGAAGAGGATAAGGATAGGAAAATGGTGAATGGGGTTAGCACACCATTAACTCCAGCTAGGCAGAGATTAAAAGTATCTGCAATGAGGCCAATTCCTCATGTTCGTCGCCATAGAATGGCACCTTTTCGTGGACCTTCTGACATAAATGGTTTTGGTGGTGCTCATGTTGAAGCTAATGTGCCACTCGTCCCTTTGAAGCGTAGTAGTATTGGATCATCATCTGCCACACAgagaaaatcattttcaagcTCATCTCATTCTAAGCAGGTTATTTCATTGAATCCATTACCGTTGAAGAAACATGGCTGTAGCAGAGGCCCAGTACAGACTTGCTCTGAG GAGGAATTTCTTAAAGATGTCATGGAGTTTCTGATTCTCCGGGGGCATAGCCGACTGATTCCTCAAGGAGGGCTTTCCGAGTTTCCTGATGCCATTCTGAATGGCAAACGCCTTGATCTCTACAACTTATATAAAGAG GTGGTTACAAGGGGAGGATTTCACGTTGGCAATGGCATCAACTGGAAGGGACAAATCTTTTCAAAGATGGGAAATTACACATCAACGAATAGAATGACT GGAGTTGGAAATACACTCAAGAGACATTATGAAACTTACCTTTTAGAATATGAATTAGCACATGATGATGTGGATGGAGAATGCTGCTTGTTGTGTCACAG
- the LOC123885100 gene encoding FCS-Like Zinc finger 17-like produces the protein MEVGLRLLPKIISSKSNSNILVKSAVKKSNQTIPMDFCYLKTCNLCNKQLSPNKDIYMYRGDQGFCSIECRNRQIVLDEMKELEISTKQMVQSYRQCCNEARRETSLILEDIRMQRLKSKV, from the exons ATGGAAGTTGGTTTGAGACTCCTTCCTAAAATTATTAGCTCAAAGAGTAACTCAAATATTCTTGTCAAATCTGCAGTTAAAAAGTCAAACCAAACAATTCCTATGGATTTTTGTTACCTTAAAACTTGCAATCTTTGTAATAAACAACTCAGCCCAAACAAAGATATCTACATGTACAG GGGAGATCAAGGTTTTTGCAGCATAGAGTGTCGAAACAGGCAAATAGTTTTGGATGAAATGAAAGAATTAGAGATCTCTACAAAACAAATGGTACAAAGTTATAGGCAATGTTGTAATGAGGCACGTAGAGAGACATCCCTTATATTAGAGGACATTCGAATGCAAAGACTTAAATCTAAAGTATAA
- the LOC123886698 gene encoding E3 ubiquitin-protein ligase RSL1-like codes for MEMDKAISKSFTSLQINTKSNITKDSNQINKKKSSSSSKNKWLGFISCIPCFTSNKDLKKNICEGKEGNSSSTKHEYQSLEDIIFHDAKENIPISKETFEGESSSSRLKQSYCAICMEAKHVQEMFENRKCTHSFCKDCVASYLVAKIQENIAKIKCPQPKCKVILEPQNCISIIPKDMFERWENATIENLVLGSQKFYCPFKDCSAMLVNDGKKVVTASECPICHRLFCAQCKVSWHAGVNCKEFQSLEVGERGAEDLMVMELAKNNNWKRCPNCSFYVERNKGCNRILCRCGNYFCYGCGSDWNYQTGSHFCFQTQETT; via the exons ATGGAAATGGACAAGGCCATTTCCAAATCATTTACTAGCCTTCAAATTAATACCAAATCCAACATTACCAAAGACTCAAaccaaatcaacaaaaaaaaatcaagttcttcttcaaaaaacaaATGGTTGGGTTTCATTTCATGCATTCCATGTTTTACTAGTAATAAAGacttgaagaaaaatatttgtgAGGGCAAGGAGGGAAATTCATCCTCTACAAAACATGAATATCAAAGTTTAGAAGACATTATTTTCCATGATGCTAAAGAAAATATTCCAATATCTAAGGAGACTTTTGAAGGCGAATCTTCTTCATCTCGATTGAAACAATCTTATTGTGCTATTTGCATGGAAGCTAAACATGTTCAAGAAATGTTCGAAAACCGAAAGTGTACACATTCTTTTTGTAAAGATTGTGTTGCAAGTTATCTAGTTGCAAAAATTCAAGAGAATATAGCAAAGATAAAATGTCCTCAACCAAAATGTAAGGTTATTTTGGAGCCTCAAAATTGTATTTCAATTATACCAAAGGATATGTTTGAAAGATGGGAAAATGCAACTATTGAGAATTTGGTGTTAGGATCACAAAAGTTTTATTGTCCTTTTAAGGATTGTTCAGCTATGTTGGTGAATGATGGAAAGAAAGTTGTGACGGCTTCGGAATGTCCGATTTGTCATAGATTGTTTTGTGCACAATGTAAGGTTTCATGGCACGCCGGAGTTAATTGTAAAGAGTTTCAAAGCTTGGAAGTTGGCGAGCGAGGGGCGGAAGATCTAATGGTAATGGAACTTGCTAAGAACAACAATTGGAAAAGATGTCCAAACTGCAGCTTTTATGTGGAAAGAAATAAAGGATGTAATCGCATTCTATGCAG GTGTGGTAATTATTTTTGCTATGGCTGTGGATCCGATTGGAATTATCAAACTGGTAgtcatttttgttttcaaactcAAGAAACAACTTAG
- the LOC123886699 gene encoding E3 ubiquitin-protein ligase RSL1-like — protein sequence MEIGTFLLCHGLPFVLIMTIISRTIKQIEKQTCNEKEEIEEESDSQLKQTYCAICMDEKPIEEMFENRNCSHTFCETCVGSYLDAKIKENIAMVKCPDPNCNDILEPNDCISIIPKDVFERWENALCENLVLGSQKFYCPFNDCSAMLVNDGNEVVTVSECPHCHRLFCAQCKVSWHAGVDCTEFQSLKNSDQGCQSDLTALQFAKKKKWKRCSKCSFYVERSEGCNKITCRCRHQFCYVCGSDWKPSHHDCKEI from the exons ATGGAAATTGGCACATTCCTACTTTGCCATGGCCTACCATTTGTATTGATAATGACAATAATTTCGAGAACAATCAAACAGATCGAGAAACAGACTTGTAATGAGAAAGAAGAGATTGAGGAGGAGAGTGATTCTCAATTGAAACAAACCTATTGTGCAATATGTATGGACGAAAAACCTATTGAAGAAATGTTCGAAAACCGAAATTGTTCACACACTTTTTGTGAAACTTGTGTTGGAAGTTATCTAGATGCTAAAATTAAAGAGAATATAGCAATGGTAAAATGTCCTGATCCAAACTGCAATGATATTTTGGAGCCTAATGATTGTATTTCAATTATACCAAAAGATGTGTTTGAAAGATGGGAAAATGCACTATGTGAGAATTTGGTGTTAGGATCACAAAAATTTTATTGTCCTTTTAATGATTGTTCAGCTATGTTGGTGAATGATGGAAATGAAGTTGTGACGGTTTCGGAATGTCCACATTGTCATAGATTGTTTTGTGCACAATGTAAAGTTTCATGGCATGCAGGAGTCGATTGTACGGAGTTTCAAAGCTTAAAAAATAGCGATCAGGGGTGCCAATCAGATCTAACGGCTTTGCAATTTGCTAAGAAAAAGAAGTGGAAAAGATGTTCAAAATGCAGCTTCTATGTGGAAAGAAGTGAAGGATGTAATAAAATTACATGCAG GTGTCGTCATCAATTTTGCTATGTTTGTGGATCCGATTGGAAGCCGTCGCATCATGATTgtaaagaaatttga